A DNA window from Sphingomonas changnyeongensis contains the following coding sequences:
- the rarD gene encoding EamA family transporter RarD — MSGGAAARRGIALGLGAYFWWGFLPLYFKLFPGVDPGEIVAQRIIWSVVLLAAMIALLGRTAKLRAALGDPRARIVLLASAALIALNWLVYVWAVSRAHVLETSLGYFLNPLVNVVLGMAVLKERLGRAQGIAVLLAAVGVTILAASAAAGLWISLTLAFSFSLYGLLRKIAPVESLEGLMIETLILCPAAFAWLAVLDAGGGLAFGREVGESVLLALGGLVTAAPLLLFAAAARLLPYSTLGLLQYLAPTIQFLLAVLVFGEPLRPAHMLCFGLIWTGLAIFAADGLRRSRS; from the coding sequence TTGAGCGGCGGTGCGGCGGCCCGGCGCGGCATCGCGCTGGGGCTGGGGGCCTATTTCTGGTGGGGATTCCTGCCGCTTTACTTCAAGCTGTTTCCCGGCGTCGATCCGGGGGAGATTGTCGCGCAGCGGATCATCTGGTCGGTGGTGCTGCTGGCGGCGATGATCGCGCTGCTCGGGCGCACGGCAAAGCTGCGCGCGGCGCTCGGCGATCCGCGCGCGCGGATCGTGCTGCTGGCAAGCGCGGCGCTGATCGCGCTCAACTGGCTGGTCTATGTCTGGGCGGTCAGCCGCGCCCATGTGCTGGAAACCAGCCTTGGCTATTTCCTCAACCCGCTGGTCAATGTCGTGCTGGGGATGGCGGTGCTCAAGGAAAGGCTGGGGCGCGCGCAGGGCATCGCCGTGCTGCTGGCGGCGGTCGGCGTCACCATCCTTGCCGCCAGCGCGGCGGCCGGGCTGTGGATCAGCCTGACGCTGGCGTTCAGCTTTTCGCTCTACGGGCTGCTGCGCAAGATCGCGCCGGTCGAATCGCTTGAAGGGCTGATGATCGAAACGCTGATCCTGTGCCCGGCGGCCTTTGCCTGGCTGGCGGTGCTGGATGCCGGCGGCGGCCTCGCCTTTGGGCGGGAGGTCGGCGAAAGCGTGCTGCTGGCGCTGGGCGGGCTGGTGACGGCGGCCCCGCTGCTGCTGTTCGCGGCGGCGGCACGGCTGCTGCCCTATTCGACGCTCGGCCTGCTGCAATATCTGGCCCCCACCATCCAGTTCCTGCTGGCGGTGCTGGTGTTCGGGGAGCCGCTGCGCCCGGCCCATATGCTGTGTTTCGGGCTGATCTGGACCGGGCTTGCGATCTTTGCCGCCGACGGGCTGCGGCGGTCGCGATCATGA
- a CDS encoding M23 family metallopeptidase: MDLYQRGDQFAGPAGGTAALALDAPGLARPTAHGGIPPRNTGPFTAAPFTATRLRGAGPGGAGPGGAQGAFDRFGGRFADLDLAPDLGARIGSAEWWRGLATLGALLGAAWLLSPGGLRPLPGPVPALPDDASLAAGRAQAIAPLAWGADSGSRMAATDLVRPLAETPERPVIELTATVGAGDGFRRALARAGVGREDLATVTRLIGDAVPAGDIRPGTRIDIRLGRRPDKRVARPLDALAFRARFDLRLEVTRGDTGLTLTRVPIAVDRTPLRITGVVGSSLYRAARAAGAPARAVETYLRAVATKMSVGEIGSDARFDLIIAQQRAATGEVELGELLYAGLSQGRRRVQLLKWTVDGRDQWFEASGVGERRGALARPVSGRQTSGFGMRLHPLLGYNRFHRGIDFGAPHGAPVYAVTDGRVAFAGRSGGHGNHVRLNHDGGLGSGYSHLSRIAVRPGQPVRRGQVIGYVGSTGLSTGPHLHFEVYRQGQAIDPRKVSFTSTALLAGAELRAFRARLAGLMAVRPGAPPAFAKAPAGSGGGKAAE, encoded by the coding sequence GTGGATTTGTATCAACGCGGCGACCAGTTTGCGGGACCGGCCGGCGGCACGGCGGCGCTCGCGCTCGACGCGCCCGGCCTTGCCCGACCCACAGCGCATGGCGGCATTCCCCCGCGCAACACCGGACCGTTCACCGCCGCCCCGTTCACCGCCACCCGGCTGCGCGGGGCAGGACCGGGCGGGGCAGGACCAGGTGGGGCACAGGGCGCGTTCGACCGCTTTGGCGGGCGCTTTGCCGATCTCGACCTGGCCCCGGATCTGGGCGCGCGCATCGGCTCGGCCGAATGGTGGCGCGGGCTGGCGACGCTCGGCGCGCTGCTCGGCGCGGCATGGCTGCTGTCGCCCGGCGGGCTGCGTCCCCTGCCCGGCCCGGTGCCGGCACTGCCCGATGACGCGAGCCTGGCCGCCGGGCGCGCCCAGGCGATCGCGCCGCTCGCCTGGGGGGCGGACAGCGGCAGCCGGATGGCGGCGACCGATCTTGTCCGTCCACTCGCCGAAACCCCCGAACGCCCGGTCATCGAACTGACGGCAACCGTCGGCGCGGGCGACGGCTTTCGCCGCGCGCTCGCGCGCGCAGGCGTGGGGCGCGAGGATCTGGCGACCGTCACCCGGCTGATCGGCGACGCTGTGCCGGCGGGCGACATCCGCCCCGGCACGCGGATCGACATCCGGCTGGGGCGGCGGCCCGACAAAAGGGTGGCCCGCCCGCTGGACGCGCTGGCGTTCCGCGCCCGGTTCGACCTGCGGCTGGAAGTGACGCGCGGCGACACCGGCCTGACGCTCACCCGCGTGCCGATCGCGGTCGACCGCACGCCGCTGCGCATTACGGGCGTGGTCGGATCGAGCCTCTATCGCGCCGCGCGCGCGGCCGGCGCACCGGCGCGCGCGGTCGAGACCTATCTGCGCGCGGTGGCGACCAAGATGTCGGTCGGCGAAATCGGCAGCGATGCGCGGTTCGACCTGATCATCGCCCAGCAGCGCGCCGCGACCGGCGAGGTCGAGCTGGGCGAGCTGCTCTATGCCGGGCTGTCGCAGGGGCGGCGGCGCGTGCAGCTGCTCAAATGGACGGTCGATGGCCGCGACCAGTGGTTCGAGGCATCGGGCGTCGGCGAACGGCGCGGCGCGCTCGCGCGGCCGGTCAGCGGGCGGCAGACCTCGGGCTTCGGCATGCGGCTGCACCCGCTGCTCGGCTATAACCGCTTCCATCGCGGCATCGATTTCGGCGCGCCGCACGGTGCGCCCGTCTATGCGGTGACCGATGGCCGCGTCGCCTTTGCCGGGCGGTCGGGCGGGCATGGCAATCATGTCCGGCTGAACCATGATGGCGGGCTGGGCAGCGGCTATTCGCATCTGAGCCGCATCGCCGTGCGCCCGGGCCAGCCGGTGCGGCGCGGGCAGGTGATCGGCTATGTCGGCTCGACCGGCCTGTCGACCGGCCCGCATCTGCATTTCGAGGTCTATCGCCAGGGCCAGGCGATCGATCCGCGCAAGGTCAGCTTTACCAGCACCGCGCTGCTGGCGGGGGCGGAGCTGCGCGCCTTCCGCGCCCGGCTGGCGGGGCTGATGGCGGTGCGCCCCGGTGCGCCGCCGGCCTTTGCCAAAGCGCCTGCCGGATCGGGCGGCGGCAAGGCGGCCGAATAA
- a CDS encoding GNAT family N-acetyltransferase, whose translation MTDRTARIADGVAAIDPDQWNGCAGPDNPFVSHDFLSILEESGSATAQAGWQPVPILIDGADGRLAGAAPAYLKSHSQGEYVFDHGWADAYQRAGGRYYPKLQIASPFSPVPGPRLLLRDPGVAADLIAAIEAVTVQNGLSSAHATFVAPAQLPLFEAAGWLIRTDSQFHWQNQGYAGFEDFLSALAARKRKAIRKERAAAVAGLEIRHLTGAELTEAVWDDFWAFYQDTGARKWGRPYLTRRFFSLLGERMGDRVLLILALRGGRPIAGALNLIGTTTLYGRYWGATEDVPFLHFELCYYQAIDAAIARGLAVVEAGAQGAHKLARGYVPVPTYSAHFIPDRGFRAAIADFLARERAAVAEDMAAMGELAPFRRDC comes from the coding sequence ATGACGGACCGCACGGCGCGGATCGCAGATGGCGTCGCCGCCATCGATCCCGATCAGTGGAATGGCTGTGCCGGGCCGGACAATCCGTTCGTCAGCCATGATTTCCTGTCGATTCTGGAAGAATCGGGCAGCGCGACGGCGCAGGCCGGCTGGCAGCCGGTGCCGATCCTGATCGACGGGGCGGACGGGCGGCTGGCCGGGGCTGCCCCCGCCTATCTGAAAAGCCACAGCCAGGGCGAATATGTGTTCGATCATGGCTGGGCCGATGCCTATCAGCGCGCCGGCGGCCGCTATTACCCGAAGCTGCAGATCGCCAGCCCCTTCTCGCCCGTGCCCGGCCCGCGGCTGCTGCTGCGCGACCCCGGTGTGGCCGCCGATCTGATCGCGGCGATCGAGGCGGTGACCGTGCAGAACGGCCTGTCCTCTGCCCATGCGACCTTCGTTGCGCCCGCACAGCTGCCGCTGTTCGAGGCGGCGGGCTGGCTGATCCGCACCGACAGCCAGTTCCACTGGCAGAATCAGGGCTATGCCGGGTTTGAGGATTTTCTGTCGGCACTCGCCGCGCGCAAGCGCAAGGCGATCCGCAAGGAACGCGCGGCGGCGGTCGCGGGGCTGGAGATCCGCCATCTGACCGGTGCGGAACTGACCGAGGCGGTGTGGGACGATTTCTGGGCCTTTTACCAGGACACCGGCGCACGCAAATGGGGCCGCCCCTATCTGACGCGGCGTTTCTTTTCCCTGCTGGGCGAGCGGATGGGCGACCGGGTGCTGCTGATCCTCGCGCTGCGCGGCGGGCGGCCGATTGCCGGCGCGCTCAACCTGATCGGCACGACGACGCTTTACGGCCGCTATTGGGGCGCGACCGAGGACGTGCCGTTCCTGCATTTCGAGCTGTGCTATTATCAGGCGATCGACGCCGCGATCGCGCGCGGGCTGGCGGTGGTCGAGGCCGGGGCGCAGGGCGCGCACAAGCTGGCGCGCGGCTATGTGCCGGTGCCGACCTATTCGGCGCATTTCATTCCCGATCGCGGCTTTCGCGCCGCGATTGCCGATTTCCTCGCCCGCGAACGCGCGGCGGTGGCCGAGGATATGGCGGCGATGGGCGAACTGGCGCCGTTCCGGCGCGACTGCTAG